ATACATACGAAACACAGAAGTAATGTTTATTTAATACTGTCATAAGTGCATGACGAAGTTGGCAGCACGTAAAAAAAGATGCATGTATGGAAAGACACTATAGAAATTAAGCAGATAAAGGCACAATCTGACTAGAAGGAAAATTTAAGaggaaaaagggaaatgaaAGGCATTTCAGAGCTTACCCGGTGATGAATTGAGTAGTATTTTAAGATGCTTATATACAGATAAGATGTGGAAATGACAATTTTACAGACAATCCATGAATTTGAGTGATGGTTGCGTCATCATCAGTAGCACGGAACAACGACAGCGATCGCTGATGAGTTAAACAAAAGCAATGGTTATTTGAATTGACAGCCTTTAGCACAGTTCACAACTAAGAGGGTTTTCAGGATCCGCATGAATATGTCCTtgtgacacaaaaaaaaaaccaaaaaaaggaagcaagGAATTTTCTGCGACTTGAGATACTGCATGGTAGGATTTCAAACACGCTATTCCGCTCAGATTGTCACATTTCAGTAGCTCTTTCAATACGCAAGAAAGAATATCGCGGTTCAGTTAAAAAAGACAGTTCTAGGGTTTGGGGCACAGTTCCAGAACATTCGAAGAGAAACTATCAAATACAGGAGGTGATGACAACGGAAATATCTACTGTTGTTTATGTCATTCTAGCGCCGCTGACTTACGCCTAATAAGCTGGCCAAACTGTATTCGGCGACGATGCTGGCGATGCTTTCCCATGGACGATTAGGATCTCTGTAATGACAAGGATGCTAAGTTCCACATCAtcgaagagaataaaaataattaaattcgaaaaaagccATCCAAGAATTTACGTATTCGCTGACACAATTTATCCTTTGTTTCCATATTACTCACCGAACTTTTGGTATAGCATTAAGAATGAATTTCTCGATTGGGCCACCAACCGCCGTCGAACCACGGAATCCACGATTCTCACTTCCCGGCACCCAAACAGACGGAGGCGGTTTGGGTAAAGGTTGGCCAGAGTCTGCAACTCATAATAAATCACCACCTAATATAATTTAAATGGAAAATACCATTCCCCTGTACAAACCTTGAATGTACCGAAGATTGAAACCTGTTTCATAGCTCAATTCCGTTGAATCAGCAATAATGAGCACTTCTGCTTGTTCGGATGTCACATGGATTTCACCCTCATTGCAACTGaacagtttattttatttttcgctgAATGATCACATATTTTGAATAATGAAAGAATAAGAACCACATTTATGTTGATGTGACAtcacctttcttttctttgcgaGAATGGGTGCTGAGGTAGAATCAAAATCCGCAAGTTCTCTAGAAGGTAACGTAAACGTACGCTGATGTCAGTAGATGAaattgggtcaaaacaactTGAATCTTGGTGCCTTTGCGTAAGAAGTTGCGATCGCCAGTTGGGATTAAGGTGGTACCGCCGCTGGGTTCATTCGGACTACTGTAATAAGTGGAGGGTCTCACTTCAATCCAAACTAATCGCTTCACCGCGCCACtttgaacgcagccgcttacgcaactgcttcAAGCTTCAGGAGGTTTCGACCAGACTGCTTCTATCGATCGGATGTGTGCCGATCCTCAAACTCCCGTTCCATTGTTCACGTTGGCACTGGGACTAAAGCTGGATCTATGATAGCCCCAGAGCCTTCCTGTTTCTTCCGATTGGGCTATTTAGTTGTCTTCATAAGAGATAGCAAGAAGCTGCTGATTTTTATCGTTATCTCAACTATACCGACAACCGCGTGCTGCTAGCGGCACGCGGTTGTCGGTATAGTTGAGATAACGTTAATTCTGGTGGAAATAGCTAATCAgctagttttaactgatttccttgagctgtagccaagattggtatcgaattccttgagctgtagccaagattggtatcgaagttcgataccaatcttggctacagctcaaggaaatcagttaaaactacgtttcaacatgccgagattcaaagacagtcgaacatgggcgaTAGCTAATCAGCTATTTCCACCAAAATTAACGAGGCTCCTATTAGAAATTTTACCCGCAACGCAACTGATGATTAGTGATCAAGAGAGCGATTTCAAGAACTCGGACTGTTGTGGTCATTTATATCAAATCATTAATGAAAAGCAAAGTAATTTCTCTGAGgcatcaatccgtttgggatgcgcctacacGTCTTGACTGCAATTGGGAATTCGTTGAGGTCTTGGCCATACATTGACCTATGCATTGATTCgcgagggccagccgatgcatcaagtcagttctttttttatcctatCGGActagtttggtaccaatttatcggcccgTAGGGATGAAAAGCATGGTTGGGACTAGGGcagcttcgaaccatcgatcgtgcagtcaaaATCGATCAGTCGAGCCTCTTAGCGACTACGCTAGACCCGTTCCTTAATCATTTACTATGACAGAAAATCATACCATGCTCTAAATCCTGTTTGTTGAAAATCGGAATTGTGCTTGATCTCCACGTAAGCTCTGCAGGTGGTTTCGCAACGGTAGTTTACGTTGCTCAGAATAAATCGAATACGAGCATTGTTGGTCTAAAATGGAAAGCAATGTGATAGGCCACCAATTTAACACTGTGTACTTACTCGTATTCTccagaaacattttcttttgccACGATGTCCGAGTTCTTGCCAGACCGGTGTCGCCGTCAATTCGCCACCGCATCCAACTAAAACGAGGATTGTGAattctaagaagaaaatttcttaaaactaATACATTTCTTTTCAAGTATGTCGTTCTCATTACCtgagaaaagtaaataataaatagatagcACAACACAATTTGAGAATCAACAACCTTGCGGAATCTCTTTGCATGTTCGTCCAGTCAGTCCTGGCGGACATTTACACACGTTACAGTTGTTTGGATCTGGATATCCTCCATTTTCGCACGGTAGCTGGGCGCACACATCTAGAATGACATGGTGTAGTactattgatttgattttatatcattatttcttataataatacaatcaaaagagaaaacagtGGTACGATACGATGAAATGATAAAAGGATGAAATTCGTTTATGATTATAATGATTTAGTGGTAATATTTAGTCATAATCCTGACTGAACTCCATAATCTAATGTTTATATCGATGTTCACCTTCATGTGGAGCTATTTACCCAGGGAAGTGCGATAAACATGGTGCAATCATCAATAAACTGCTGTAAAAGTACTACAACGCAATAGTAGTTGAACAAAACCTGTTGACCACAATCGATTTTGCGACTTCAAATCACTCCGATCGATCAGGAGGATAATTTTCACGATGTGTCTCTCGCATTGAAATGATAAAAGGCTGCGCACCATTGTAAGCGATAAAATAACCCTCACCGTTACAATAGAGTCGATTCACTTGTTTCACATCAATGAAGGAGGGTGCAGCACGTTGACCGATCGTTCGTTGATAGTTATGATCATTTGTTTTGATGGTTATCTGATCCCAATCGTTGGTGAACGCCTTGAAAAGAAAGATGTCATGATAAGAGGAGAATTAAATGACATGTTTAATAAAAGTAATGACAGATATTATCTACCACTTACAGAGAATGATAATAATGGATAGTACGCCTTTTGTGGGTGTGAAGAGAGCAGCTAACCCTTGGTTTTTCACATGCACCCGCCCTTTCTGACGCCCACTGATCAATAACGAACATTAGAGAGCAAAAGATGGTCAAGCGATTGAGGAACCACAAACCCAGCTCATCCGTGATTTTCACAACTATTTGATTTGAAGAAGTACGCTTCTGGGTGTGCTTATGTAAGCATCAGGAATACTCTGGTTAACTGCACATCTTAAGATAAATATGAGATAGAAGCACACTCACATTCGGTCCATAATGCATCACCGACCCCATATCATACGGCAGCCCCATGTCCTCAATCTCTTGCGTCGTTCTACGCTCGAAATTCCCATCGGTACCACGAATGATGAACTGTTTGCTGAAGACAAAACGCTAACCATTGGGCTTTTTTCAGGATCTAACTTACGATCACTCCTCGTTTTTGATACATATGGGAGCTTCCTTCCGAGCTTAATATTCTCTCTTATTGAAGTCTTattcttaaaaagaaaacgaatctgttatttttttgtcatttcgtGACAATAGATGTTCgattcgcttttttcttttcatttctatttctaggaAAAGAAGCTGTTACATTAATATGTTCACTACTAATatgatgtttgaaaaagtaattCGATATTCGTAGgagtatttcttattttagatCTATTTGAGGTCTTGCCTTTGCTTTgttacttcgtttttttttcctagtctAAGAGTATTTCCTTAACTCACTTCAATGAAATGTATCGATCTCTGTCCGGTCGCGATTGCTCATGCCAGAATCCAAGTGAATGTCCAACTTCGTGACAAACAATCCCTTTCTGAAAGCAAAACAGTGACAATGGATTATCCTAACTTTTAAATCCAGTAGTGATACTGACATCCTCGCATCCATAACCAATAGAAATCATTTGTGATCCGCCTGTCCGACCTACACTCGAATAGCACctttaaaaacaatttaaagAGCGATTATGACGAAATTAAACACAGTATCTATAAAACCTCACCCGCTTCCACGGAAGAAAATTACGTGATCCTTGCCGCGGCCATTTTCTTCCCATCGTACACACGTCTCCGATTCCCAATGTTTGAGAGCGGAACGAATGAGATTGCGccatttttctgcaattatCGATTAGTTGTGGTGAATTAAGGGCGACCTACCAAGTGTAGTTTAAGCCCTCTATCTGCTCACCGTCTCCTTCCTTGAATCTGTACGGGATCGGCGCACGTGGCCATCGATACACTGATCCGGTAATCACCTAAGCATAAAATGTAGATTTGCAATTTCTCCACCAAAGCCCGCAAATGCATTGatgagcggaaaaaaaatgtaaaatgtagttggaagaGAGAGGAAGCACTCAGTTCCGCCGTTATTTCTAGGAGTGGATACCTAAATCTATCTGGGCTCTAAGGCATTTTCCCCACGGAATCTCTGCGGAAGAACCTTATTTTAAAACCATGTTTAATGGAGGGTTGAGCCATCATGATTACAAGTACTGTAGTGAGTTTGGTGAACAGCGTAGTCggatcaaagcgacatgaagcacgacgcagttgcgtaagcggttgcgctcgaagcggcgcggtggagatagcggttggaaacgagatgggaccatcgccaactgcagcgGTGAATGGCGGTGGCAGGGATCCCCACTCGATCTTTagcgctgcgctccaccgcactgcttcgagcgcagccgcttacgcaactatctgtgcttgatgtcgttttgacccgactataacttgTCGTGTGAATATCACAAAACAATTGtacctttctttttcctctccgAAGTCCTCCTTGCCGTTGTGCTTTCGATGCCAACACAACTCTTAATGCAACATCTTTGAGTTTAAATATTCGTTGAAGAtcttgtcgaaaaaaaaattcaaacactGAATTCATACCCCTTCATTTGCTCCACTGTAAGCACCATATCACTTTCGAAAAGTTTGTTGGTAAGTGGACGGTTAGCACCCATTTCAGTACCGTCATACATTGGTTTGTAGATATTCACAGCGCGAGTTGGATCCTTCAATTACTAAGAGTTGAGAACATAAAAATACGGCAAAGTTACCAGTTTTTAGAGAGGAAAATATCGTTTAGTGGTTACCTGTGGTACTGTTAACGGTTTTGGTTCAGCGATTGCCTCAAAAAATGCTTCCATCAGTGTTTGTACTGCACCGTAATCTTCATTTGCCCCATGATGGTGGTCGGAAAATGTTGCAATTTCGCGAATCATCTGAAGTGGAACCGGTCCCGCTTAGAGCGATGTCATCAGATTAAGGAGAACTGGTGATtataagcaaaataaaatcgatgggaaataataatataataatatataataatcaattgagcttgctaggaaaattgcggTCGATAACGGTCACAGACCAATGTGGtctatgaataaaaaagaataaactcCAAATAAATCTAGTTTGGAGAAAATCCCCTCTTGTATACCGTTTATTTCCGATGAGTTTAGAGCTCCCAttcggcggtgtctgaggacaGAAAACCTTGAAGAATCTGTAGCAATTGATGAACTCCCTCCTTCCCTTCCCTTGCAGTTTTAAGCAAAAGCTCATCCGCAATCGCCTATACGATCGTATTTGCTTCATACcggattgaaaaaaatatgtcgAGGTAACAAGGaaggaaggggggggggggggtaaaAAGTAGTTGGGGGACGGTGAGAGGTGTACTCAGTGCAcactttatttctggaagtaaataactaaatcagtcgggtccttaagacctaagcattggCTTTCAAGGATCTATGGCATGTAattaaagttactaagagaaaaaatgaagatagagcttccagaataAGGGCGCACCCGAGTGTCCCCCTCCCTCCCTCACCCTTCCAAGTACATTTTCCCTGGaaggtgattgcatgagttcatgtgttgttgtCTGTTTGTTTATCTGATTTCCTGTATTGGGTgcggtgacgaatacatagaaGAAACTACTGTATTCATGTTAACGAATACCTGGACGACAAAAGGAAATTACGTGACTCCACGGCATTAGGTGGACATAGGGTACGGcttcataacggagaagattttgaagttaacaTCACGATATTGGCGCACGAACCTAGCATTGCGACGCGCGAGGCTctggaagcgttttggatccATCCCAAGATACCGAATATGAGTCGCAAAGAGGAATGCCTTTATGTTACGCGGGGACTCGCTTCAACTTTAAGGTTgctgttttaaaggcagcataccacgaatctgacgtggtgcagatatcaggtggagtattcgtatacagtatgggagactacggagaggga
The Necator americanus strain Aroian chromosome I, whole genome shotgun sequence genome window above contains:
- a CDS encoding hypothetical protein (NECATOR_CHRI.G287.T1); its protein translation is MHWIVTILASVAIVKGQDFASLLGPLLGGGGGGGGNPLGGILAGLGGGGGGKGPDIGSLFSLGAGLLGKGGGGAPMIPIPAPAARPAPAGRGGGIQGPTNIAVPDYSDYEDKTGPKPSPVQTQQQRKEQRQKARREKEKLAVTTETPDALRPPNSMTWMQGGHASNAGDIDSDYDIVGMTGPGARAAAPPPPSEFTPVGRSVQRAPNPVYHNPRARTFVLNQATLPPMRIYPQQFVQQPSLPPQQFVQQPQFPPQQFVQQPQSPAQQFVQQPQSPAQQQYWNWAPPTAAPIVATTVAPIMPVNTAPPFTLPPPEQATKPSPKLLAHNTARMIREIATFSDHHHGANEDYGAVQTLMEAFFEAIAEPKPLTVPQDPTRAVNIYKPMYDGTEMGANRPLTNKLFESDMVLTVEQMKGVVLASKAQRQGGLRRGKRKVITGSVYRWPRAPIPYRFKEGDEKWRNLIRSALKHWESETCVRWEENGRGKDHVIFFRGSGCYSSVGRTGGSQMISIGYGCEDKGIVCHEVGHSLGFWHEQSRPDRDRYISLNKQFIIRGTDGNFERRTTQEIEDMGLPYDMGSVMHYGPNAFTNDWDQITIKTNDHNYQRTIGQRAAPSFIDVKQVNRLYCNDVCAQLPCENGGYPDPNNCNVCKCPPGLTGRTCKEIPQVGCGGELTATPVWQELGHRGKRKCFWRIRTNNARIRFILSNVNYRCETTCRAYVEIKHNSDFQQTGFRACCNEGEIHVTSEQAEVLIIADSTELSYETGFNLRYIQDSGQPLPKPPPSVWVPGSENRGFRGSTAVGGPIEKFILNAIPKVRDPNRPWESIASIVAEYSLASLLGVSQRR
- a CDS encoding hypothetical protein (NECATOR_CHRI.G287.T2) is translated as MHWIVTILASVAIVKGQDFASLLGPLLGGGGGGGGNPLGGILAGLGGGGGGKGPDIGSLFSLGAGLLGKGGGGAPMIPIPAPAARPAPAGRGGGIQGPTNIAVPDYSDYEDKTGPKPSPVQTQQQRKEQRQKARREKEKLAVTTETPDALRPPNSMTWMQGGHASNAGDIDSDYDIVGMTGPGARAAAPPPPSEFTPVGRSVQRAPNPVYHNPRARTFVLNQATLPPMRIYPQQFVQQPSLPPQQFVQQPQFPPQQFVQQPQSPAQQFVQQPQSPAQQQYWNWAPPTAAPIVATTVAPIMPVNTAPPFTLPPPEQATKPSPKLLAHNTARMIREIATFSDHHHGANEDYGAVQTLMEAFFEAIAEPKPLTVPQDPTRAVNIYKPMYDGTEMGANRPLTNKLFESDMVLTVEQMKGVVLASKAQRQGGLRRGKRKVITGSVYRWPRAPIPYRFKEGDEKWRNLIRSALKHWESETCVRWEENGRGKDHVIFFRGSGCYSSVGRTGGSQMISIGYGCEDKGIVCHEVGHSLGFWHEQSRPDRDRYISLNKQFIIRGTDGNFERRTTQEIEDMGLPYDMGSVMHYGPNLLSSHPQKAYYPLLSFSAFTNDWDQITIKTNDHNYQRTIGQRAAPSFIDVKQVNRLYCNDVCAQLPCENGGYPDPNNCNVCKCPPGLTGRTCKEIPQVGCGGELTATPVWQELGHRGKRKCFWRIRTNNARIRFILSNVNYRCETTCRAYVEIKHNSDFQQTGFRACCNEGEIHVTSEQAEVLIIADSTELSYETGFNLRYIQDSGQPLPKPPPSVWVPGSENRGFRGSTAVGGPIEKFILNAIPKVRDPNRPWESIASIVAEYSLASLLGVSQRR